The following are encoded in a window of Dysidea avara chromosome 4, odDysAvar1.4, whole genome shotgun sequence genomic DNA:
- the LOC136254450 gene encoding uncharacterized protein, protein MMYLLKVYRYLQPLMVCMSPSSTVGIITKLSKQFDAKVLHWASELKKRLVPIQHCEYSVVTDIPTDEVEPSQHCEYHLADVSTDEESDYSIGEVSLISECESVHLDNDDNVDVDDDGEEVDVFQIDPNGLIGGKVELVSQDTGNPNNITVPVDGHQISECDVLVPDTSTANSLMHGSPLDTRMEVEATQGSSSEVCQTETTVARNMCNAPMDGNGYVWVIDNLDMNVRHSFQRIN, encoded by the exons ATGATGTACTTATTAAAGGTTTATAGGTACCTTCAACCTTTGATGGTGTGCATGTCACCCTCTTCTACTGTGGGTATAATAACCAAGTTATCTAAGCAGTTTGATGCAAAAGTTTTGCATTGGGCTAGTGAATTAAAGAAG AGGCTGGTGCCAATACAGCACTGTGAGTACAGTGTAGTGACAGATATACCCACAGATGAAGTAGAACCATCGCAGCACTGTGAATACCACTTGGCAGATGTGTCCACAGATGAAGAGAGTGATTACTCCATTGGTGAAGTATCACTGATATCAGAATGTGAAAGTGTACATTTAGACAATGACGATAATGTTGATGTAGATGATGATGGAGAAGAAGTTGACGTTTTCCAGATTGACCCTAATGGCCTCATAGGTGGCAAAGTAGAGCTTGTGTCTCAGGATACTGGCAATCCCAACAATATTACAGTGCCTGTAGATGGTCATCAGATATCTGAATGTGATGTACTTGTGCCGGATACTAGTACTGCTAATAGTTTGATGCATGGGTCACCACTTGATACTCGAATGGAAGTAGAAGCCACCCAGGGGAGCTCAAGTGAGGTTTGCCAAACTGAGACTACTGTAGCCAGAAACATGTGCAATGCACCCATGGATGGCAATGGCTATGTTTGGGTAATAGACAACCTTGACATGAATGTGCGACATAGCTTTCAGAGAATCAATTGA
- the LOC136254461 gene encoding 2-amino-3-ketobutyrate coenzyme A ligase, mitochondrial-like: MLTLKSFGKPIRYGWKTVCSRSSSTAFVQMKEIISEQLDDIRQAGTWKTERVINTPQAAQIGVQGQSSKLLNFCANNYLGLSSHPEVIAAGKKALDSHGAGLSSTRFICGTMDIHIKLEKQLADFHSKDDAILYPSCFDANAGLFEALLQPEDAVFSDELNHASIIDGIRLCKAQKYRYKHLDMADLEAQLSSVKQVRMKLIVTDGAFSMDGDVTPMNRIIELAEKYNALVFSDECHTTGFLGKTGRGIEEYCDLKGKVDIINSTLGKALGGAAGGYTASCKELTTLLRQKSRPYLFSNSLPPPVVCQASKVMELLSSNSDLCEKLAQNTQRFRSKMKAAGFTLSGSDHPITPVMLGDAKLASEFADEMLQQGIFVIGFSYPVVPKGKARIRVQLSAVHSTEDIDRCVDAFITIGKSKGVI; this comes from the coding sequence ATGCTCACATTGAAAAGTTTTGGTAAACCGATAAGGTATGGATGGAAGACAGTTTGCAGTCGGTCATCGTCTACTGCTTTTGTACAAATGAAGGAGATAATTAGTGAACAATTAGATGACATAAGGCAGGCTGGTACTTGGAAAACTGAACGAGTTATTAATACTCCACAGGCAGCACAAATTGGAGTACAAGGCCAAAGTTCTAAGCTACTCAATTTCTGTGCAAACAACTACTTGGGGCTTTCTTCACATCCAGAGGTGATAGCAGCTGGAAAGAAAGCCCTGGATAGCCATGGTGCTGGTCTCAGCTCTACACGATTCATCTGTGGTACTATGGATATCCACATAAAGCTTGAGAAGCAGTTAGCTGATTTTCACTCGAAAGATGATGCCATTCTTTATCCAAGTTGTTTTGATGCTAATGCTGGACTATTTGAAGCATTGCTTCAGCCAGAGGATGCAGTATTCAGTGATGAACTCAACCATGCCTCCATTATAGATGGGATCCGACTGTGTAAAGCTCAGAAATATCGCTACAAACATCTTGACATGGCAGACCTTGAAGCACAGCTGAGTAGTGTTAAACAAGTCAGGATGAAGCTTATTGTTACAGATGGTGCCTTTAGTATGGATGGAGATGTCACACCAATGAACAGAATTATTGAACTGGCTGAGAAATACAATGCATTAGTCTTCAGTGATGAATGTCACACAACTGGCTTCTTGGGAAAAACAGGTCGTGGCATAGAAGAGTACTGCGATCTAAAGGGTAAAGTGGATATCATTAATTCTACATTGGGTAAAGCCCTAGGTGGAGCAGCAGGAGGCTACACTGCTAGCTGTAAGGAATTAACTACCTTACTCCGTCAGAAGTCACGGCCTTATTTATTCTCTAATTCATTGCCACCACCTGTTGTTTGTCAAGCCAGCAAAGTGATGGAGTTGTTGTCTTCTAATTCTGACTTGTGTGAAAAGCTGGCACAGAACACACAGCGTTTCCGCAGTAAAATGAAAGCTGCTGGATTTACATTGTCTGGCAGTGATCATCCTATTACTCCAGTGATGCTTGGTGATGCCAAGCTAGCTAGTGAATTTGCTGATGAAATGCTGCAACAAGGAATATTTGTGATTGGGTTTAGCTATCCTGTTGTACCTAAAGGGAAAGCACGCATCCGAGTACAATTATCTGCTGTCCACTCTACAGAAGACATTGATAGATGTGTTGATGCTTTTATCACTATCGGTAAAAGCAAGGGAGTTATTTAA